The DNA segment TGCAAGTAGTTCTCAACCAGAAGCACCAGTTTGGTATCGATTGATCTAGAAACAGCATCCTTCCGATGTTGATTGAACCAATCAGATAATTTCCTGATGATGCAATCCAACATTGATATTAAGGCCACCTCGTTGCCTCTTTAAACACGTTCTTCATTGATTTCACACAGCTTGTATCCAAGTTGTACATGTCacgtggaaaaaaaaaattttgcccATTTGTCCTTTTCAGTATGTTCCTCCGCATACTTGTACGCTGCATGATATTTTATCTTAAATGAATCGTAAGTAGAGTTGAAGTCAGCCACCGTGTAATATCTGCCCAACTCCATGAATCTATACCCCACTATATCCTTTTGAGGTTACAAGCATGCCCTTTCACATTTTTCTTCAAATGCCATAAATAATGACCATGGTGAGCCTGTGGAAACACGTGTTATAGCATAGATCAGGCTTTGATTTCTGTCACTCATGAAAGCCAGTTCAGAACAGTCTGGTATAACACTTTTAAGCATCTCCAAAAACCAAGTCCAACTAGCATGATTCTCTCCATCTAGTACTGCAAACGCAAGTGGATAATTGTGACCATTAGGATCTTGAGCATCCGCAAAAACTAGAACAGCACCATATCCGTTCTTCAGCCATGTCGCATCCACAACTATAACTTTCTTCATAACTGCAAACCCTTCAATGCAAGCTCCTAAGGCTATGAAGAGGTACTTGAATTTACATGCATCATCCAGTTTTACACATGTTTTTGTTCTCGGATTCACTTGCTCTAGCATGTACAAATATACATCAGGTTGTAGCTCTCTTCTCGACTACCACGTATATCACAAACCGCCACATTTTTTCCATGCAACGGTCTGACGTGATTTCTCATTGTATCGTGTCAAAAAGGAACAAACTCAACACACTGACTACGTTATAGAAAGTTATACCAGTTGTTCCTAGTTTTTGCAGTTATCCACAGTTTTATCAGTTGTTCCTAGTTTTTCAGTTATCCACAGTTCTACCATTTGTTCCGAGTTATACAATTTTACTACAATTATCAAGAACAAATTGAACTAGGTTTGAGGTGCGGACTCGATCTAGGTCCCATTCTACTTCCTATACATTCTCATTCCACCACTGAAATGCATTATATACCAATTTCCTTTACAAATCGACCCCCAAACAAAACAATGCTATTATGCATACTCCTAATTAGATTCAATTGCAAATCCATTAGAACCTACTTCCAAAAGAAAGTTCAAATCAGAGAACACAACTTACGGTGTGCTAGACGTCGGGTTACAATTGATCCACGATTGGTCTACGCTGACAGACGGCGGTGATGGAGAAGCTACGGGAGAGAGGAGTGGAGGAGGAGCTGAAAttgataaatatgaaatcaattTTTAACCAAACCGCTATAACCAATCCTGAATCCAACAAAACCGCAATTTctgttttttctaatttaatttttaaacatgagTGCATTTTTGTCAATCCGCATTTCATTAATGAGAGTGGGACATAGGCGATTAGGGGGAGGCATAGACGGTTGTTTCTTGAGATGCAGGAGCATGCAAGATGATAACCCTTGCTCTTCTCACCATCAAtgatctcttattctctttctGGGCCGATAATGGATTAATTGGACCACCTTTATTTTGGATCCGATCTACAACATTTTTAACTTGTTTGAAATATTCCCTATGAAGTTTTGGAGTAATATGATCTTCGTCCACTCCAAAATCATATGTCCAGTTTGCTCTGGTCCAAATCCTTTTTTCGCCCACCTTGTTGAGTGGGTCATCCATGTTAACATTATCGGCTGGTTCGACCAAGACATCGACTGGTTCATCCACGGTTGCATGCTTAACTGGTCCGACCATGATCGCATCCCTAGTTCGTTGGACCATAATTGCATCATGAAGCGTCAAATGTTGGAACAGATAATTGATTCAAGAACATAGCCTAATGTGGTATGCAGATTCGCGTCCTCAGTACTCCCCTCTGCTTTCAAGaatgttcttttatttttgtatttctcTCCCAATTTAGTTTTTGCGTCAATTTTGCAATGGCAAGACCTGATGAGACTAAAAGACCACTGAAGCATTACGATGACAAAGCTTCTCTAGGCAGAAAAAGGCTTGATATATATTGAATGACATGTTTAGATCTTAAGCGCAGTCTTTGCTATGTAAAAGCTAACCTTCTACAGACTGATTCATCAAGTTATTCCAATAAAATGAGAATTGTTATTTGTTATGAAAGTTTGTGAATACATTGCATTGCATGATAAGTTTCAACATTCGAAGGAAAAAGTACATGTGTAAACCCAAAATACTCTCTAAAATGATTAGTCTTGGATCGGTTTGGTAATTATACTGTAAGATTTAAGACataccaaaacaaacaaacaaaaaacagtaGTAAAATGTCTAACTCAAAGGTATTTGTTTGGTTCTGAGCCTAACTTAAATCAAGGAAATGGgtggaaaaagaaagaaacaataaGCATTTTGACGCAAGGAAAATATAAGTTTTagtattcttcttcttcgtctttcaCTGTCCCTCGATCAAAGCGAACCAAGAACTTTATGTTTCCATCGGCGACCTTGATGGGAGATTCGATAAACCCTTTGTTGGTAAATCCATAGCGTTCAATACCATTTATTATCTTCTCAAAAACCTAAACCGATACATAAACAACACATCAAAGATAGTAAATAGCTTTATTGTTATACAAAGTattttatgtagaggttatcatgCGTGTTGCTACCAAtagcattttatatgggtgtagaagaaagactacgagttgtcatctcgtaatctagcTCTGTCTGTGTTCGTATTAGttcaaaaataagataataatagcAGATAGAAAGGAGAGAGCAGCAGAATGGAGAAAAGAAATCCAATGATCGTAACAACCGAGAAACTTAATTTTATgagaatgaaaacaaaaattcgcagttaattaatttaatcaaccaattaatattaaattatgtgTACCACTGAGTAACCGAGTGGAGAAATCAAATCAAGTCTAACACCAAGCAACACTGATTCGCAAATCACTATCTATAATTATATCACCGATTAACGactgaaagaaaagaaaactttatgtaattaattattttattattaaaatgtataCAACAACGGTATAAACTTTCAACGGCTATATGAAATAGTGAAAAATGGAAATTACAGAGTAAGAAAATTGGAAATTACACTGatttaattgttaaaaaagGAAATCAGCAACGAtcatcaaaatctataaatatacaCAGCCCTAAACCTTCTCTGGTCACGCTACTAATAATCACTCACAATTCTCTTCTCTCAGTAATAAAACTCTCGAAGCTGCTTTTGTGTTTGCCATGgattcactttcttcttctacttcgaCAAAGATGAAGAGCAACAACAAGCTCTCTGTCAGAAACCAAATCCGTTTCAAGAAATCATTCTTGTTGTTAAGAGAGAAGACCATTCTCAAGAAAGCGTTAGAGCTTTCTATTCTCTGTGACAACGATATTTGTGTGATACATTACGATCGTGAAGGAAATCTCGTCAACGCTTATCCCGAGGATCAGTCCCAAGTCAAAGACATTCTCGAGAGGTATAACAGATTAAGCGACAgagaaaaaatcaagaaaaacacaaatctTTCACAGTTCTATAACAAGAAACTCGTTGACGAGAAGAGGAGATCTCTTACCGACGCAGAGGAACGCAAAAGGTTCACAAAGAAAGTTGGAGAGTTCAAGGGTTCGTTGCTAGATCAGTTACTTGTATTACAAGACAGGGCTCGTTACCTTCTTTACTCCCAGGATCATCAGACCGAGCCAGATCAGAGCCGTTTTATTGCTGCTATGTCTGAACAAAATCACAACTTTTCGGCGCCTTCTTCTGGCTTCTTCCCCCACAATGACTTCTCTTCTTCACTAATAGACGAGGAGGATCCATTGATGAGCTTTTGTCCGCCGGTAATTAACAATCCTGTTTCTGATCATCCACAACAAATAGGATCATCATTAACGAATCTTCTCATGAGTGGTGATGCGTCCGGTTCCTCCAATGATCGGAGTAAATTCTCGATGTTTCTGTTTAACCATGAAACCGCTACGTTTACTCAACTTCCCAACTCTGTTTCTTCAAGCTTTGACCAAGGGTTGACTCCGTGTAGCAACAATCTCATTACGGCTTCACATGGGGCACAAGATTATAACTTTGGGTACGGCAACAGTCATAGCTCACAAGGGTTCAACTTTGGGTGCAGCAACAATCTCAACACACAAGGATTTAACTTTGGGTGCAACAACAATCTCTGTACATGACTGAACACTTTGGTGAAGGCACTTCAGCCTAGTTTAGATCCTCACAGACACCACATTGGAACCCTTCTTGATTAACACATGCCTTCTGATTAATTCATCTTCTTAAtcaaaattgtgtatttactcattttgtttttgcatttgtgTAAATCTCTGGAAATCAAGTTCGTATTCCTTTTATCACTGATTGAATTTCATTCAAGTTCCACATATGCTCTCACAATTCATAAATATCATTACTCCTTTGGTTAAACTTTAGAGTATGATAgcatcaaaaaaaatatcatgtatcacagaattgattttttcttttcatttaatcTTGCACCAATAATGAAAGCCTTAACAATCATCAATCTTTACTTGAGAACCTCTCAAACCATGATCACGGGGGTAGACACTTAAAACTCTCCTTGACTGTATCACCTGTAAGAGATAACATCCCTTCCTGCCTGTTAGGGTcttcaatttgattttttttttttagtttttggtaagtGCAGAGGTTTTCTTTATCGGTCCatgtaaaaaaatttcatatattcGAATAACcttgatatttaaaaataaataaatttaaaaagataatatatatatatatatatatatatctcaaacagcataatatatttaaaatgtactataaatatgttttctatcaATATAATTCATCAAAGTATTATCCAATTATCAGTTTAATTCTATCAACctaatatctttttcttttaattaacaTAAACCAATGCTgacgaattttttttaacataaaccaATATCTTTAATGAACTAgaactatattatatatagctaccataacaatattatttatttatttgttttgcatAACCAAGtttaatacaataaaaaattaacCTGATCTAAttctaaaccgaaccaaaagtAATTTTGGTTTGTAATTCAATATACACATAATATGgttaattcaaaaaatttaaattcttatactctaaatcatatatattatcagAATAGGAACAAATAATTACGTTTCATAATAACTGTACCGAACAAAGATTCTATATACAAATAACATGTTTagttaaaagtataaaaatgttatttaaaataatatttatacatataaactgcaaaattgtttaaatttaaaatgctACTAATCTATTATTatgatttatttactttatatttatatatatatatatatatatatatatatatatatatatatatatatatatatatatatatatatatatatatatatatatatatataaatatgtttgctTCACTCATGTGCTGCCACTTCAGCGTCCAGTTAGGAAAGTCGTTTATTGTGGGCGTGACACGTATCCCCTGCCTCAATATTCTGCGTTCCATTTACATCATCATCGACAGTTATGGGCTGTTTTGGGGTGTGGGCTTTATGTTTGGCTCACGGAATCCAGCTCACAAGAAATCCTAATGCTCTCATTCTAGATTTCATCCAAATCTTTCTTCTCCTCCACCCAAGAGATTTAGATTTTTAGTTCTGTGATGAATCGTTTGATCTTCACTTTCATCAACCACAATGTTTTCGTTACAGATTCATCGTTTTTAACCCTTTCTTACCATCATTTTATAgctcaaaattaaaaaaaacagccTCTTGAAAccgaaatttattattttcaacttTACATTTTTTAAGAGGCAAGATGGAAGCTGTTAagcatttattatttttgaatttgattaAATTGGATTGATTATATAATAGCTAACCTTCTACAGACTGAATCATCAAGCTATTCCAATAAAATGAGAATTGTTATTTGTTATGAAAGTTTGTGAATACATTGCATTGCATGATAAGTTTCAACATTCGAAGGAAAAAATACATGTGTAAACCCAAAATACTCTCTAAAATGATTAGTTTTGGATCGGTTTGGTAATTATCTTTTAAGATTTAAGACataccaaaacaaacaaaaaaaaacagtagtAAAATGCCTAACTCAAAGGTATTTGTTTGGTTCTAAGCCTAACTTAAATCAAGGAAATGggtgaaagaagaaagaaacaataAGCATTTTGACGCAAGAGAAATATAAGTCTtagtattcttcttcttcacctttcaCTGTCCCTCGATCAAAGCGAACCAAGAACTCTATGTTTCCATCGGCGCCCTTGATGGGAGATTCGATAAACCCTTTGTTGGTAAATCCATAGCGCTCAATACCATTGATTATCTTCTCAAGAACCTAAACCCATACATAAACAACACATCAAAGATAGTAACAAAAGGAATCCAGCAGAGAAATTAACAACGAACAAAAGATTCAACTGTCACAAAAATCTACAGGGAAATACAAACGTACCTCCTGATGTACTTCAGGATCTCTCACAATACCACCCCTCCCAACCTTCAAGGGAAACAAAGTTGTTGAGGAACAAATTGTAAGAACCGCGGAGATGATTTGTATAGTATGCTTTTCTCGTAGTTTACCTGTGATCGCCGAGCTTCAAATTGAGGTTTAACAAGGGTTACTAGAGTTGCATCATCATTCATCACATTCATAACAGCTGGCATCACCTGTTCACAACTATGAGGCTTGTAAAAACATAACAATCATAGTATCtgcaaataaaatgaaaagaatCAAACATACCTTGAGAATGGAAATGAAGGAGAGATCTAGTGTCACTACATCGACTTTTTGTGGGAGTCCTGGGAGGTATCTCAGATTTGTTCTTTCTATAACAGTCACACGTTTATCATTGCGAATTTTATCAGCAACCTGTTACAATAAACCATATAATTACTAACTAGAAGAGTTGGATTaagggaaaaaaaatcaaataatctGTTTTGAACAATACAAAGCACCTGACCATAACCAACATCAACACCATAAACATGAGCTGCGCCATAACGAAGCAAACAATCTGTAAAACCTCCAGTAGAAAGTCCAGAATCAAGAACTACTTTCTCAGAAACATCAACATCAAGCTTCTCTATTGCAGCTTCCAGCTTCAGCCCACCTCTGCAAGatgaaaaaaacagagagagagagaggacagTCGACAAAAACGAAGTGTCTCAAAGCACAAAGAATAGAGGGTAACAAGGAGAGGAATAATCACCTACATACATATTTGGGAACCTCAGCGGTAATCTTAATGGAGACACCATTGGCTACAGGCATTCCAGCTTTACTAGCTCTTTTCCCATCCACTAGCACTTTGCCTAAATAACATACACGCTAGAGTTAAAGACAAATAACATTAACCCTCTATGTGCttttatatgtatgtatgtatgtaccTTGTAAGATCCATGATTGAATTAGTGCGCGACTGTATTCCTGATACCTTTCGAGACATGCCTCATCCAGTCTCTGCTTCTTGCTGTTGTTACAGAACAAGAAGAGTTTCATTCAAAAACATGAAAGGT comes from the Brassica napus cultivar Da-Ae chromosome A7, Da-Ae, whole genome shotgun sequence genome and includes:
- the LOC106364360 gene encoding agamous-like MADS-box protein AGL93 translates to MDSLSSSTSTKMKSNNKLSVRNQIRFKKSFLLLREKTILKKALELSILCDNDICVIHYDREGNLVNAYPEDQSQVKDILERYNRLSDREKIKKNTNLSQFYNKKLVDEKRRSLTDAEERKRFTKKVGEFKGSLLDQLLVLQDRARYLLYSQDHQTEPDQSRFIAAMSEQNHNFSAPSSGFFPHNDFSSSLIDEEDPLMSFCPPVINNPVSDHPQQIGSSLTNLLMSGDASGSSNDRSKFSMFLFNHETATFTQLPNSVSSSFDQGLTPCSNNLITASHGAQDYNFGYGNSHSSQGFNFGCSNNLNTQGFNFGCNNNLCT
- the LOC106366678 gene encoding putative rRNA methyltransferase YqxC → MGFLHVLKCPISLRSYSSSLVGFFSKSHSPLLSARWVRAGDAASSIRCLASAIRGKNKKQRLDEACLERYQEYSRALIQSWILQGKVLVDGKRASKAGMPVANGVSIKITAEVPKYVCRGGLKLEAAIEKLDVDVSEKVVLDSGLSTGGFTDCLLRYGAAHVYGVDVGYGQVADKIRNDKRVTVIERTNLRYLPGLPQKVDVVTLDLSFISILKVMPAVMNVMNDDATLVTLVKPQFEARRSQVGRGGIVRDPEVHQEVLEKIINGIERYGFTNKGFIESPIKGADGNIEFLVRFDRGTVKGEEEEY